One uncultured Alphaproteobacteria bacterium genomic region harbors:
- a CDS encoding Phage-related DNA transposition protein(B): MMARPGDTTLDLFSWEPPQLVKRFAPEITRGASIRSMSARAVSAAMKDSGKTRAEIAEQMSDILGEDITENMLNAYASEAKEAHTIPHHRLHALALATLDPRLLQPTAEAIGCAVIDERYLPWVEVGQLADKKDEIDRAFDATRRAARRGMR, translated from the coding sequence ATGATGGCCCGGCCCGGCGACACCACGCTCGACCTGTTCAGCTGGGAACCGCCCCAGCTGGTGAAGCGGTTCGCGCCGGAGATCACCCGCGGCGCATCCATCCGGTCAATGTCGGCGCGCGCGGTCAGCGCGGCGATGAAGGATTCCGGCAAAACCCGGGCCGAGATCGCCGAGCAGATGAGCGACATCCTCGGCGAAGACATCACCGAGAACATGCTCAACGCCTACGCCAGCGAGGCGAAAGAGGCCCACACGATCCCGCATCACCGGCTCCATGCCCTGGCGCTGGCAACGCTCGACCCGCGCCTGTTGCAGCCGACGGCCGAGGCGATCGGCTGTGCGGTGATCGACGAGCGGTACCTGCCCTGGGTCGAGGTCGGCCAACTCGCGGACAAGAAAGACGAGATCGACCGCGCGTTCGACGCGACGCGGCGCGCGGCGCGGAGGGGGATGCGATGA
- a CDS encoding hypothetical protein (Evidence 5 : No homology to any previously reported sequences) yields MPTFAVDLLPWISKDDLECRDVHREKELIAHGNDQFSIACPWCRRETDKICSYRDVRDGEEYAVLTCPECGREYVVDRNENGTPYACGIMSAADLRYLNWRKSRGLPGSYWELTP; encoded by the coding sequence ATGCCGACGTTCGCAGTCGACTTGTTGCCTTGGATTTCCAAGGACGATCTGGAGTGCCGAGACGTGCACCGTGAAAAGGAGCTGATCGCGCACGGAAACGATCAGTTCTCGATCGCCTGCCCCTGGTGTCGGCGCGAAACCGACAAGATTTGCAGTTACCGTGACGTCCGCGACGGCGAGGAATACGCAGTCCTCACCTGCCCGGAATGCGGGCGGGAATATGTGGTCGATCGGAACGAGAACGGTACCCCCTACGCTTGCGGCATCATGTCGGCGGCCGATCTCCGTTATCTGAACTGGCGGAAGTCGCGAGGTCTGCCCGGTTCCTACTGGGAGCTGACGCCATGA
- a CDS encoding hypothetical protein (Evidence 5 : No homology to any previously reported sequences): protein MPAAVTPAELRHALADLAMRSASFARGRGKGQARAQLLVALSLANAYLGAADAPAAEIRDPEAWVESYLAAGGDWQRLVAAVNHAALDGATRRVS, encoded by the coding sequence ATGCCTGCCGCCGTCACCCCCGCCGAACTGCGCCACGCGCTCGCCGATCTGGCGATGCGGTCGGCGTCGTTCGCGCGGGGGCGCGGCAAGGGGCAGGCGCGCGCGCAGTTGCTCGTCGCTCTCTCGCTCGCCAACGCATACCTCGGGGCCGCCGACGCCCCCGCCGCGGAGATCCGCGACCCCGAGGCATGGGTTGAGAGCTACCTCGCCGCCGGTGGCGACTGGCAGCGGCTCGTCGCCGCCGTCAACCACGCCGCCCTCGATGGCGCCACTCGGAGGGTGTCCTGA
- a CDS encoding hypothetical protein (Evidence 5 : No homology to any previously reported sequences), whose amino-acid sequence MAFEIILPARGRAIQSGVTVAIRKCSADSQMIVIAMGPDVQLKCGWVLGDLILPRRGTGEDLGKLLLTKGGEGYRLRQIGSSKALKKPRLSISLPLWPGLAKEVQFAKRCSWKATPDGLLITLPEWAGRPPKRFDDAKRAASPAAKPYPAFS is encoded by the coding sequence ATGGCGTTTGAAATCATCCTGCCCGCGCGAGGCCGGGCGATCCAGAGCGGCGTGACGGTGGCGATCCGCAAGTGTAGCGCCGATAGCCAGATGATCGTCATCGCGATGGGGCCGGACGTGCAGCTGAAATGCGGGTGGGTCCTGGGCGATCTGATCCTGCCGCGCCGGGGCACCGGGGAGGATCTCGGCAAGTTGCTGCTGACAAAAGGAGGCGAAGGCTACCGCCTGCGACAGATTGGCAGCTCCAAGGCGCTCAAGAAACCGCGCCTGTCGATCTCCCTGCCGCTCTGGCCCGGTCTCGCCAAGGAGGTGCAGTTCGCCAAGAGGTGCTCGTGGAAGGCTACTCCCGACGGGTTGCTGATCACGTTGCCCGAGTGGGCCGGTCGCCCGCCCAAGCGGTTCGACGACGCCAAGCGCGCCGCCTCGCCCGCAGCCAAACCCTATCCGGCCTTCTCGTGA
- a CDS encoding conserved hypothetical protein (Evidence 4 : Homologs of previously reported genes of unknown function) produces the protein MTSNVVEKIDMPSRQRLPNRRPTVIEEVEVGGLPMTVTVGLDPATGDPREVFLAGGKEGSAFDAIASDAAVVLSIALQHGVSAETLAHSIARTPLGPTRPEDLDGRPVPTVPASPIGAALDVLTHTAAQIAAAAREDHHGV, from the coding sequence ATGACCTCCAACGTGGTCGAAAAAATCGACATGCCCTCCCGCCAGCGCCTGCCGAACCGGCGGCCGACGGTGATCGAGGAGGTCGAGGTGGGCGGCCTGCCGATGACGGTAACCGTCGGCCTCGACCCTGCCACCGGCGACCCGCGCGAGGTGTTCCTCGCGGGCGGCAAGGAAGGCAGCGCGTTCGACGCGATCGCCTCCGACGCCGCCGTAGTGCTCAGCATCGCGCTGCAGCACGGCGTCTCGGCCGAGACGCTCGCCCACTCGATCGCACGCACCCCGCTCGGCCCGACCCGCCCCGAGGATCTCGACGGCCGCCCGGTCCCCACCGTTCCCGCCTCGCCGATCGGCGCGGCGCTCGACGTGCTCACCCACACCGCCGCGCAAATCGCCGCAGCAGCCAGGGAGGATCATCATGGCGTTTGA
- a CDS encoding hypothetical protein (Evidence 5 : No homology to any previously reported sequences) codes for MSKKAPSGVYLVPVLGGEPVYVLARHPKGAAMAATMALRGTGRVVGLTRDVREADACQRWRCLNLPTGGLEVAS; via the coding sequence ATGAGCAAGAAAGCTCCCTCCGGCGTCTATCTGGTGCCGGTGCTCGGCGGCGAGCCGGTGTACGTGCTCGCCCGTCATCCCAAGGGCGCGGCGATGGCGGCGACGATGGCGCTGCGCGGTACCGGCCGCGTCGTCGGCCTCACCCGCGACGTGCGCGAGGCCGATGCCTGCCAGCGATGGCGTTGCCTCAACCTGCCCACCGGCGGGCTCGAGGTGGCGTCATGA
- a CDS encoding conserved hypothetical protein (Evidence 4 : Homologs of previously reported genes of unknown function), whose protein sequence is MCDCVNVVNEKLRPGGHQLNTAITFDGRPEVPLISLIRTDAWKLETRRGQPSSFWPSYCPFCGEKYPAAEKAKGGAA, encoded by the coding sequence ATGTGTGACTGCGTCAACGTGGTGAACGAGAAGCTCCGCCCCGGTGGGCACCAGCTCAACACCGCCATCACTTTCGATGGCAGGCCGGAAGTGCCGTTGATCTCGCTGATCCGTACCGACGCCTGGAAGCTCGAAACCCGACGCGGCCAGCCGTCGAGCTTCTGGCCGTCCTACTGCCCGTTCTGCGGCGAGAAGTACCCGGCCGCCGAGAAGGCGAAAGGCGGTGCGGCATGA